In the Afipia sp. GAS231 genome, CGCGCGCGATGACACCATGCAGGGAGAATGTGGCAGAGAATGGTTAACGATTGTTGACCATGATCGAATACGCCAGCAAATCGCTGCATCCCTGCTGAAGTTTCCCCTCCGAAACGTCCCAATTTTGACTCCGACTCAGCCAATCCTGCCCTTACGGCTTGGCTGGGGTGAGTTCGTGCCAGGGGGTATAAGTATGGGTAAAGCGCATTTTGTGTCCGGCGATGCCGCGCGGCGAGCGGGCCAGTCCTTCGTCCATGACGACGAGGACGATGGCTGGGATACCGAAATCAGCACCGAAACGGAGTCGCTGCTCGAGGAAAATGCCAGGCTGCGGGCGCTCGTCGTCCAGCTTTCGAGGCTCGTCCTCAAAAACGTGGTCGAGCAAAAATAGCTTCGGGCTTATTCTTCCGGCTTGGATCGCAGCGAGATCGATTCCCACACCGCGACCACGATCATGATCGCCGATGTGATGATCGACAGCATCAGCGGCGACAGCCCGCCTGCGAACCATGCCAGCACGCACAGGGCGATGATGCCGACCCCGTGCGAGAGTTGAAGAAAGCCGCGAAAGCTGTGCTTGAACAGGATCGTTCCGGACAGGAACAGCAGCGGGCCTCCGATCGCGCTGACGACCGTCTTGAGATCGGAATAACCGGCCGGGTGCTTCAGCACCAGTTCATCGGCCACCGCCGTGACGATGATGCCGGCCACGATCGGCATGTGCAGGTAGGTATAAGCAAGCCGCGCCAGCCTGCCCGGCTCGCTCGATCTGGAAATCTGCTCGGAGCCGGCTTCGGCGCCCTTGTGGAAATAGATCCACCACATCGCAAGACTGCCGACAAAGGCCGATACGAACGCCACGACATTTTCGTCGGTCCAGGTCAGGTCGGCAAAAGTCGCCCCCGTCACGACGATGGATTCGCCGAGCGCGATGATGATGAAGCCGGCGCAGCGCTCGGCCATGTGGCCGCCCTCGACGACCCAATCCGCGATCGAGGACGCTCCGTAGCGGGGAATCCAGAACCGCACCACCGGCGAGACATATTCGATCGCGAGCGCAATCGCCCACAGCGTCAGCCGTGGATGGCCTTCCATCATCCCGCCGGCGATCCAGAACACCGCCGACACCGACAGCCAGATGGTAATGCGGATCGCATTCAAGCGCGCCGGCGGTCGCGAAGACGGCGTCACGATCCACAAGAATACCGTTTTGCCGACCTGCATCGCGGCATAGGCGATGGCGAACCACAGGCCGCGCCCGTCGAACGCCGAAGGGATCGAGGTCGAGAGCACCAGCCCACCGAGCGTCAGCGCAAACAGCAGCAGCCGAACCGGCGCCTTTTCGGGATCGAGCCAGTTGGTGATCCAGGAGGTGTAGACCCACACCCACCACACCGCGAGAAACAGCAGCGTGACGTGCACGGCGCCCAGTGGCGTGAAGTCGGCCAGCAGTGTGTGTGAAATCTGCGTGACGGCGTAGACGAAGACGAGGTCGAAGAACAGCTCGGCATAGGTAACGCGGCTGTGCTGGTTCGGCATGATCGGGCGCCACATCGCGCCGCGTGGATTGTCCGCCATCGGTGCGCCCTATAGCCCGCCCGCGGCCTAGCCCCCCGGCACTCCGGTCTGCAGCGCCAGCGCATGCAACACGCCGCCCATCTGTCCCTTGAGCGACTGATAGACGATCTGGTGTTGCTGAACGCGCGACTTGCCGCGGAAGGATTCCGAGATCACGGTCGCGGCGTAATGGTCGCCGTCGCCTGCGAGATCGCGGATCGTCACCTCGGCATCGGGAATAGCTGCCTTGATCATCGATTCGATATCGTGGGCGTCCATCGGCATCCAGCATGTCTCCGTCAGATGTTTCGAATCAGGGCAAATACTTCGAATCAAGGCCTAGTCGCGCGACCGTGACAACCGAACCTAGCGCGTACGCTCTTCAAGGTCACCCTTTCCTGCACTATATTCCTGGTCCAGACATGTTGGATATGTGATATCCGGTCACGTCGTCTCGCGGCGAAATGACCGAAAAAGAGGCTGTGAGCCATGAAACTGCCCGGTCCCGACCATCCGATCACGATTACGGCCAACCCGAAGCGCATCCGCGTCACCGCCGGCGGCATGGTGGTCGCCGATACCACCCATGCGCTGACCCTGAAGGAAGCGAGCTATCCGGCGGTGCAGTATTTCCCGCGCGCAGACGCCAATATGGCGCTGCTCGCCCGCACCGAGCGGACCACGCATTGCCCCTACAAGGGGGATGCCAGCTATTTCAGCATCAACGCCAACGGCAAGAGCCTCGAGAATTCGATCTGGACCTATGAGACGCCGTTTCCGGCCATGACGGAGATCGCCGGCTACCTGGCGTTCTACCCGGACAAGGTGACGATCGAGGAAGTGGCGTAGGGTTGAATTTAGCTAAAGTTCGCTGCCTGGCTGCACTGCGAAATCCTGGCTCAACGTTTTTCCGGATTTTCCGATTGGCTCTTGCTGAATCGGGTTCCCGGTAGCAACATTCGCCGCCATCACCCTGCCGGGGGCGCCATGTCATCGATTACCCAAGCCGCAACGACCACAGACGTTCACGCCGTGCCGAAAGCCAAAGCGCGCAACTTCTCGATCGATCGCGCCCGCACCTTCCTGACGCTCGTGGTCCTGCTTCACCACGCGATCATCCCCTATACCTATTTCGGCCACACCGATCCGAAGTCTTTCTTTGGCTTCGACATGATCGTGCTCGCTACCGACAGTTTCTTCATGGCGATGTTCTTTTTCCTCTCCGGGCTGTTTGTGTGGCCGAGCATTACCCGGAAGGGGCCAGCGAACCATTTGAAGGACCGACTGCTTCGGCTTGGCCTGCCGTTCGTGATCTGCGCGTTCACGATCATTCCGATCGCCTACTACGCCATCTCGCTGCGGCAGAATCCGGAGATCGGTTTCGCCGAGTTCTGGTGGAAGACGATTACGGTCGGCCCGTGGCCGAGCGGGCCGGTCTGGTTCCTCTGGGTCCTGTTCGGCTTCGACCTCGTTGCATGCCTGCTGTTTCGGCTGTCACCCACTATGCTCGAGCCGATCAACCGCCTGTCGCTGAACGGTCACGAGCGGCCCGGAGAATTCTTCGTCGTGATGTTTGCCGTCACGGCCGCGCTCTACGTTCCCGGGCGAATTCACTTTGGCGCCGGCAGCTGGTTCGAGTTCGGGCCGTTCTCGGTCCAGCATGGCCGCGTGCTGCTCTATGCCAGCTATTTCTTTTTCGGCGCCGGCATCGGCGTCCTGAATATGAATCGCGGGCTGTTGGCGGCAGACGGCAAGCTCGCTCAGCGTACCTGGAACTGGGTGTTGCTGGCGCTCGTTCCGTATTGCGCGATGTGGGTGCTGATCTACATCAAGCGCGAAATACTGGGAAATCCGGTGCGGCTGCCGGAATGGTACGAATCGGACTATGGATTCTGTTTCGCCCTCTTCAGCGTGGCCATCCTGTTTGTGATCCTGGCCTACTTCCTTAGATTCAAGCAATCCGGCTGGAGCATGCTCGATCCCATGCAGGCGGACGCCTACGGCATGTTCCTGGTCCACTATCCGATCGTGCTGTGGCTGCAATACTGGCTGTTCGATTACGATCTGCCCGCGATCGTAAAAGCGCTGATCGCGTTCGTGCTCACGGTGGTGCTGAGCTGGGGGGTGACGGCCGCGCTGCGGCGGATTCCCGGCGCGAAGCGGATACTCTAAGACCTCAACGTCATTCCAGGATGGTGCGCTGAATCAGGTCCGCCGCTTCGCCCAATTGGCAATTGGCTTCGTTGCAGACACCATGCGCGTGACGTCCTCGCCTCGCGATCGCTTCTCGTCACTCGGGTGCAGATCTGGAACAATTCACCCTCGCCTTCACGGTCGTATAAAATCTGGTTGTCAGAACAAGTTCGGATCAATCGCCGTCCCCTGCTTGGGACAGCCATCCTTGAAACGAGGAACAGGCCAATGACGATCAGCGGACGCACGAAGCTCATTGCCCATCTCGGCTATCCGACCGAGAGCTTCAAGGCCCCGATGATCTACAATCCCTATTTCGAAAAATACGGGATCGATGCCGTTGTCGTGCCGATGGGTTGCAAACCACAGGACTACGCCGCATTCCTGAAGCTCGTATTCAGGCTCTCCAATATGCATGGTGCGCTCGTCACCATGCCGCACAAGGTGACCACCGTGCCGCTGCTGGACGAGACGATGACCACCGCAAAGGTTGCGGGCGCGTGCAACGCAATCCGTCTTGGCCCGGACGGCACCCTTGTCGGCGACATGTTCGACGGCGAGGGTTTTGTTCGCGGCATTCTGCGGAAGGGCCGAGCGTTGGCCGGTGCACGCGTGCTCGTAGTCGGAAGCGGCGGCGTCGGTTCTGCGATCGTGGCGTCGATGGCCAAGGCCGGCGCGGCACAGCTTGCGCTGTTCGATGCCTGTGCTGCGACCATGAACGGTCTGGCGGAACGCTTGCGCGCCTACCATCCGGCACTGAAGATTGAAGTTGGCTCGAAAGATCCAACCGGATTCGACATTGTCGTCAATGCGACTCCGCTCGGCATGAAGGACGGCGACCCGTTGCCGATCGACGTCGAGCAAATTGCACCCTCAACGTTTGTCGGCGAAGTCGTGATGACGCGCGAAATCACGCCGTTTCTGGCGGCGGCAAGGGCGCGTGGCTGCGAAATTCAGATCGGCACGGACATGCTGTTCGAGCAGATACCGGCAAATCTCGAATTCTTCGGCTTCCGCACGACCACGCCGGACGAACTGCGGGCGGTCGCGCGGATCAGCTACTGAGAGCGGCTAAAATGCTGATGCATGATGCCGGTACGACGCGCTAACCCTTCCCGTTCATATAGGCCGGCAGCCAGTGCTCGAACGCCGACTTGAGCGAGGCCACCGCAACCGGTGTTTCGCCGGCGACCGCAATTGAATCCCCTCCAGTCGTGCCGATGCGGACGCAGGGCACGCCGGCCCCCTTCATCTTGGCGAGCACCAGGCCTGCTTCCGCGGCCGGCACCGTCACGATGTAGCGGGCCTGGTCCTCGCCGAACCAGTAAGCATGCGGCACGATCGAACCCGGCGCCGCCACCAACTGCGCGCCGATTCCGCCAGCCATCGCCATCTCCGCCAGCGCGATCAGAAGCCCGCCGTCAGAGATGTCATGCACCGCGGTCGCAGTACCGGCGTGGATCATGCCGCGCACCACATCGCCGTTGCGCTTTTCGGCGGCGAGATCGACCGGTGGCGGTGCGCCCTCTTCGCGACCGCAGACGTCGCGCAGGTAAACCGACTGTCCGAGCCAGCCCTGGGTGTCGCCGATCAGCAGGATCGCTTCGCCACCAGCCTTGAAGGCCAGCGTCGCCGACTTGGTGAAATCGTCGAGCAGGCCGACACCGCCGATCGAGGGCGTCGGCAGAATCCCGCGGCCGTTGGTCTCGTTGTAGAGCGAGACGTTGCCGGACACGACCGGGAAGTCGAGCGTGCGGCAGGCTTCCGAAATGCCCTTCAGGCAACCGACGAACTGGCCCATGATTTCGGGCCGCTCCGGATTGCCGAAATTGAGGTTGTCGGTGATGGCAAGCGGCCGTCCGCCGACAGCCGTGATGTTGCGCCAGGCCTCGGCGACGGCCTGCATGCCGCCTTGATACGGATCGGCTTCGCAATAGCGCGGCGTCACGTCGACGGTGATCGCGAGCCCCTTCGGGCCGTCCTCGACGCGCACCACCGCGGCGTCGCCACCGGGGCGCTGCACGGTATTGCCGAGAATGACGTGGTCGTACTGCTCCCAGACCCAGCGCCGCGAACACAGTTCCGGCGAGCCGATCAGCTTTTCCAGCGCCGGCATGATTCCGATCGGCGGCTTGACGTCCTGCGCGCGAACCGTCGGCAACAACGCCGATGCCACATGCGGGCGGTCATAGAGCGGCGCCTCGTCGCCGAGTTCCTTGATCGGCAGGTCGGCCATGACGTCGCCGCCATGCTTGACCACGAAACGCTTGCTCGGCGTGGTGTAGCCGACCACCGCAAAATCCAGGCCCCACTTCTTGAAGATCGCCTCGGCCTCTTTTTCCTTTTCGGGCTTGAGCACCATGAGCATGCGCTCCTGGCTTTCCGAGAGCATCATCTCGTAGGCGCTCATGCCGGTCTCGCGCGTCGGCACCGCGTCGAGATCGAGGTCGACGCCGAGATCGCCCTTGGCGCCCATCTCGACCGCCGAACAGGTCAGGCCCGCCGCGCCCATGTCCTGGATCGCGATCACGCAATCGGCTTCCATGATTTCGAGGCAGGCTTCCAGCAACAGCTTTTCCGCGAAGGGATCGCCGACCTGCACGGTCGGGCGCTTCTCGGCGGAATCGTCGTCGAACTCGGCCGACGCCATCGAGGCACCGTGAATGCCGTCGCGGCCGGTCTTGGAGCCGAGATAGACGATCGGCATGTTCACGCCGGAGGCCGCCGCATAAAAGATCTTGTCGGTATCGGCGAGGCCGACCGCCATCGCGTTGACGAGGATGTTGCCGTCATAGCGGGTGTGGAAACGCACCTGCCCGCCGACCGTCGGCACGCCAAACGAATTGCCATAGCCGCCGACACCGGCGACCACGCCCGACACCAGATGGCGCGTCTTCGGGTGTTCCGGCGCGCCAAAGGAGAGCGCGTTGAGGCATGCGATCGGCCGCGCGCCCATCGTGAACACGTCGCGCAAAATACCGCCGACGCCGGTGGTCGCGCCCTGGTACGGCTCGATGTAGCTCGGATGGTTGTGGCTCTCCATCTTGAACACGACCGCCTGGCCGTCGCCGATGTCGATCACGCCAGCGTTCTCGCCCGGGCCCTGGATCACCCACGGCGCCTTGGTCGGCAGCCCCTTCAGATGAATGCGCGAGGATTTGTACGAGCAGTGCTCGTTCCACATCGCCGAGAAGATCCCGAGCTCGGTGAAAGTCGGCACCCGTCCGATCAGTTTCAGGATGCGCTCATACTCGTCCGGCTTGAGACCGTGGCTGGCGACGAGTTCGGGGGTGATCTGAGGTTCGTTCATGGGACCTTATTAGGTAGATCGACGGGGTGCGAAAAGGCCTTTTATGGCGCATTTCCGCCCTGTCCAGAGCTTTGCGGGGGGAGCCTTGCGGGATCGGCGTTTGCACATCGCGCCCGGATCGGATTTAAGGGCTGAAACACCGATTTGAAGGGCCATTTTTAGTGAACGAAGTCCCCAAAAACGCATTCCGCCAACGCCCCGATCTGCACACCGAAACCGAGGGGGAATTCAAGGGTTGGCGGACCTGGACCCGCGACAGTTTCGAGACCCATAACGGCCCGTTCTGGCACCGGATGGACGAAAACGGCAAGGTGCAGTGCGCCTTTCGGGTCGAGCAGAAGCACCTCAACGGCATGCGCAACGTCCATGGCGGCGCCTTCATGTCGTTCGCCGACTATTGCCTGTTCGCGATCGCCTCGTCCCACCTCGAGGGTCCCGGCGTCACGATCGGCTTTGCCTGCGAATTCCTCGATGCGGCCCGCGAGGGCGAATTGATCGAATGTGACGGCGAAGTCACCCGCGCCGGCGGCTCGCTGATCTTTTTGCGCGGGACACTGAAATCCGGCGACCGTTCCCTGTTCACCTTTTCCGGCACCATCAAGCGGGTGAAGCGGAAGCCGCGGACGGACGCCAGCGCCGTTGCCACCTGATGCGCCACAGGTCCATCGCGGCTGGCGCGACTACGCGCTGCTGCTCGCATTGGCGTGCTGCTGGAGTTCGACCTATCCGCTGACAAAAATCGGGCTCGGCTCGATCCCGCCGATCACCTTCATCTCGGCGCGTTCGCTGATCGCGGCAGCTTTCCTGCTCGCGATCCTGTCCGCGCGCGGCTTGCGGATCCCGACCGACATCAGGGCGTGGAAGCTGTTCGCGTTCCAGCAGACCATCAATTCGACGATTCCGTTTCTGATGATCACCTGGGCGCAGCAATATGTGCCGGCGGCACCCACCGTGGTGCTGGCCTCGACGACGCCGATCTTCGCATTCCTGATCACCTGGGGCATCACACGGCACGAGCCGGCGACGTTGCTCAAACTCACCGGTGCGATGCTGGGCCTTGCCGGCACCGCCGTGATCATCGGTCTCGATGCGCTGGGCGGGCTCTCCAGCAATTTGTTTGCCGAAATGGTGATCCTGCTTGCCACCGTCTCGTTCGCCTGCGCGACCATCTTCGGATTGCGGCTGTCGGACTACGATCCGATGGTGGTCGCGGCCGGATCGCTGCTGTTCGGCGGCACGCTGCTATTGCCGGTCGCACTCGTCGTCGAGCACCCGTGGACCCTGCACCCGACGCGCGAGGCCCTGATCGCCGTCACCTCGATGGGCATCTTCTCCAGCGCGCTCGGACTGATGCTGTTCTACATGTGCCTCGGCCGGCTCGGCACGCTGACCACCAACGCGCAAGGCTACTTGCGGATTCCGATCGGCGTCGGCCTTTCGGTGCTGCTGCTCGGCGAAACCGTGCCGCCCAATCTCGCGCTCGGCCTCGTGCTGGTCATGGCCGGCGTCGCCGCCATGACCATTCCGGCCGCTCGCTACCGCAAGTGGATCGGCCGGTTGCGCGGCAAATAGTCTATGGTGCCCACGGCCAACGCGATGGCGGAGGACGTGATGGACACCATTGAAGCGATCCACGGGCGGCGTTCGGTCCGGTCCTACGATTCCAGAGCAGTCGACCGCGATCTCATCGAAAGCGTGATCTCAGACGCGGCGCAGGCGCCGCCGCCGTTCCGCGGTTCGAATCCGGTTGCTTTCAACGTCATTACAGGCGTCGAACGTATCGCAGCCTATGGCGACCGCGCCATGGATCACGCGCGGCGTCATCGCCCGGGCGAAGGCCACTGGGACTGGATCGACCGGCCCGGTTTCAAGATTTTTTGGGATGCGCCGGCGCTCATCATCATTTCCGGACCGGTAGGAGATTGCCACCGCGCCGGTCAGAACCTGATGCTGTCGGCGCATGCGCGCGGATTGGGAACATGCTGGGTCGGTTCACCGATGCTCTGGCTCGGCACACCGGAGGTGCGCGCCGAACTCGGCATTCCCACCGAACTGACACCGGTCGCGGTGCTGTGCCTCGGTTATCCCGTCGCGGTTCCGGACGCGGTGCCACGCGAACCGCCCCGTATCATCTGGGTTGTCGAAAACGCGAATTAACGTGAACGAACCGTCATTGGCGGGACCGGAACGGATGCCGATGTTTGCGGTTGGAAATTACTCACCAGGAAAGGGAGTAATTCATGCGAACAGCAACATTGGCACTCGCGGCAGCGCTGGCACTGACCAGCACACTCGCGCTGGCGCAAACAACCAGCACGGGCGGTGCCACGGGTAGCGCTACGGGCTCGACAGGCATGTCGACGACACCTGGGACCAGCACCACGGGTTCCTCCACGGGAACGACGAGCGGGACGGTTGGCATGAGTAACCAGCCCGGCAGCGCCGCGGCGGCACAAAACGCCGGGGCCAATCCGTCCGGCACCACAAACATGAACCCGTCGCCGAGCGGATCGACGATCGGCCCGGGAAGTGGTTACGGCACGGGACGCTAAGAGCACCAGCCAACGACAAGAAGCCCCGCACAAGCGGGGCTTCTTTCTGTCGGACGACGACGTAACCGTCGAAGCTATTTCTTCTCTTCCAGCAGCTTGCGGTATTTCTCGACGTCTCGGGTCACCAACTGCCCGAGCACGTCGGGCGTGTGCTCGTTGGCGTCGGGGGCGACGGTGGAGAGGTCGTAGAAGCGTTTCTTCACCGGCTCGCTTTCGACCGCCGTCTTCGCCGCCGCGTTCAGTTTCTCGATGATCGCCGGCGGCGTTCCCTTTGGCGCGAACAGGCCATTCCAGCCTTGCGCCTCGAATTCCGGCAGGCTCGCTTCCGCCGACGTCGGCAGATCGGGCAAGGTCGCAAGCCGCACGGTCGAACCGACGACGAGGCCCCTGACCAGTTTGTCGTCGATCGCCTGGGACACCGAGGCGGCCGCATCGCAGACGCCGTCGATCTGCCCGCCGATCGCATCCGTCAGCGCAGGTGCTGCGCCGCGATAGCCAACCAGCGTGACGTCGATGCCGGCGGCCTGCACGAAACTCTTGCAGATCAGGAAGTTCGACGAGCCGATACCGGCGTGGCCGAAATTGATCTTGCCGGGATTGTTCTTCGCATAGGCGATGAATTCCTGCAGGTTCTTGGCCGGAAAATCCTTGCGCAGCGCGACGACGCCGAAGGTCTTTGCCACCATGGCAATGGGCGCAAACGAATCCGGCGTAAACGGCAGTTTCGGATAGATCGTATAGGTCGCCGCACTGGTGCCGGCGTTGCCGATCGCGATGGTGTAACCGTCCGCGTCGGCGCGCGCAGCCCGTGCCAGCGCGGTCGAGCCGCCGGCGCCCGCGACATTCTCGATCACGACCGGCTGCCCCAGCGCCTTGCCCATCTCCTCGGCGACCGCGCGCGCGATCACATCCGAGGTGCCGCCGGCCGCGAACGGCACGATCATGGTGAGGGGATGCTTTGGAAAATCCTGCGCATGCGCGGCGGTCGCGAACGACAGCACCGCAAGCGCGACCGCCAGTCTGGCGAGAAGTTTATTTTTTTGACGCGTTTTCTTCACGCGAACCGGTTCCCACTTCGCTTGAAAACGCTACGGGTGTTCACGCGGCTTTTTCCAGGTGCGCGACGAGGCCCGCAAACAGGCCGCGGCCGTCGGTGCAGCCCATGATGTCTTCGACGTGGTTTTCCGGATGCGGCATCATGCCGAGCACATTGCCGCGCTCGTTGACGATGCCGGCGATCGAATCCGCGGCGCCGTTGATGTTGGAGGCCTCGTCGACCACGCCCTCCGGCGAGCAGTAGCGGTAGAGCACCCGCCCCTCGCCTTCCAGCCGCTTGATCGTTTCTTCATCCGCTTCGTAGTTGCCTTCGCCATGGGCGACCGGCACGCGGATGACCTGGCCGGCATTGTAGCCGCGCGTGAACGGCGTGTCGGAGCGTTCGACCCGCAGATGCACGTCCTTGCAGATGAATTTCAGCCGCGCGTTGCGCATCAGCACGCCGGGCAGCAGGCCGGCTTCGCAGAGGATCTGAAAACCGTTGCAGACCCCGAGCACGAGGCCGCCTTCGGCAGCAAACGCCCGCACCGCGTCCATCACGGGCGCGCGCGCGGCGATCGCGCCGCAGCGCAGATAGTCGCCATAGGAAAACCCGCCGGGCACCACGACGAGGTCGGTACCCTTGGGCAGCGCGGTCTCGGCATGCCAGACCATCGCGGACTCATGGCCCGATGCCAGCTTGAGCGCGCGCGCCATGTCGCGCTCGCGATTGATTCCGGGAAAAACGAGAACGGCAGATTTCATCGATGGCAGCCTAGAGAAGTTCGACTCGGTAATTCTCGATCACGGTGTTGGCCAGCAGCTTGTCGGCGGCGGCTTTCAGCGCTGCCTCCGCCTTGGCCTTGTCGGAGCCGGAGAGTTCGATGTCGAACACCTTGCCCTGACGCACGCTGGCGACGCCGTCGACGCCGAGCGATTTCAGCGCGCCTTCGATGGCTTTGCCCTGCGGATCGAGAATGCCGGACTTCAACGTAACGGTAACGCGTGCTTTCATATCAACCCCGTCATTCCGGACGAACCGCGCAGCGGGTCGATCCGGAATCTCGCGCAAAAACTTCTGGATGCCGGGCTCGCGGTCTACGCCCGCGCCCCGGAATGACGTTCTAGCTCTTCACCAGCACCGGACCGGTGCCGGCCGGGCGCTCGTTCTCCATCAGAATGCCCAGACGCTTGGCGACCTCGGTATAGGCCTCCAAGAGCCCGCCGAGATCCCGGCGGAAACGATCCTTGTCGAGCTTCTCGTTCGACTTGATGTCCCACAGCCGGCAGGAGTCCGGCGAGATCTCGTCGGCGACGATGATCCGCATCATGTCGTTCTCGAACAGGCGGCCGCATTCCATCTTGAAATCGACGAGGCGGATGCCGATGCCCAAGAACAATCCGGTCAGGAAGTCGTTGACGCGGATGGCCAGCGCCATGATGTCGTCGATTTCCTGCGGCGTGGCCCAGCCGAACGCGGTGATGTGCTCTTCCGAGACCATCGGGTCGTTGAGCTGGTCGTTCTTGTAATAGAACTCGATGATCGAGCGCGGCAGTTGAGTGCCTTCCTCGATGCCGAGGCGCTGCGACAGCGATCCCGCCGCCACGTTCCGCACCACCACCTCCAGCGGCACGATCTCGACCTCGCGAATCAGTTGCTCGCGCATGTTGAGCCGGCGGATGAAATGGGTCGGCACCCCGATGTCGTTGAGGTGCTGAAACAGGTACTCCGAAATCCGGTTGTTGAGGACGCCCTTGCCCTCGATCACCTGGTGTTTCTTGGCATTGAACGC is a window encoding:
- a CDS encoding low temperature requirement protein A, which encodes MADNPRGAMWRPIMPNQHSRVTYAELFFDLVFVYAVTQISHTLLADFTPLGAVHVTLLFLAVWWVWVYTSWITNWLDPEKAPVRLLLFALTLGGLVLSTSIPSAFDGRGLWFAIAYAAMQVGKTVFLWIVTPSSRPPARLNAIRITIWLSVSAVFWIAGGMMEGHPRLTLWAIALAIEYVSPVVRFWIPRYGASSIADWVVEGGHMAERCAGFIIIALGESIVVTGATFADLTWTDENVVAFVSAFVGSLAMWWIYFHKGAEAGSEQISRSSEPGRLARLAYTYLHMPIVAGIIVTAVADELVLKHPAGYSDLKTVVSAIGGPLLFLSGTILFKHSFRGFLQLSHGVGIIALCVLAWFAGGLSPLMLSIITSAIMIVVAVWESISLRSKPEE
- a CDS encoding BolA family protein encodes the protein MPMDAHDIESMIKAAIPDAEVTIRDLAGDGDHYAATVISESFRGKSRVQQHQIVYQSLKGQMGGVLHALALQTGVPGG
- a CDS encoding DUF427 domain-containing protein; the encoded protein is MKLPGPDHPITITANPKRIRVTAGGMVVADTTHALTLKEASYPAVQYFPRADANMALLARTERTTHCPYKGDASYFSINANGKSLENSIWTYETPFPAMTEIAGYLAFYPDKVTIEEVA
- a CDS encoding acyltransferase; protein product: MSSITQAATTTDVHAVPKAKARNFSIDRARTFLTLVVLLHHAIIPYTYFGHTDPKSFFGFDMIVLATDSFFMAMFFFLSGLFVWPSITRKGPANHLKDRLLRLGLPFVICAFTIIPIAYYAISLRQNPEIGFAEFWWKTITVGPWPSGPVWFLWVLFGFDLVACLLFRLSPTMLEPINRLSLNGHERPGEFFVVMFAVTAALYVPGRIHFGAGSWFEFGPFSVQHGRVLLYASYFFFGAGIGVLNMNRGLLAADGKLAQRTWNWVLLALVPYCAMWVLIYIKREILGNPVRLPEWYESDYGFCFALFSVAILFVILAYFLRFKQSGWSMLDPMQADAYGMFLVHYPIVLWLQYWLFDYDLPAIVKALIAFVLTVVLSWGVTAALRRIPGAKRIL
- a CDS encoding shikimate dehydrogenase, whose amino-acid sequence is MTISGRTKLIAHLGYPTESFKAPMIYNPYFEKYGIDAVVVPMGCKPQDYAAFLKLVFRLSNMHGALVTMPHKVTTVPLLDETMTTAKVAGACNAIRLGPDGTLVGDMFDGEGFVRGILRKGRALAGARVLVVGSGGVGSAIVASMAKAGAAQLALFDACAATMNGLAERLRAYHPALKIEVGSKDPTGFDIVVNATPLGMKDGDPLPIDVEQIAPSTFVGEVVMTREITPFLAAARARGCEIQIGTDMLFEQIPANLEFFGFRTTTPDELRAVARISY
- the purL gene encoding phosphoribosylformylglycinamidine synthase subunit PurL, coding for MNEPQITPELVASHGLKPDEYERILKLIGRVPTFTELGIFSAMWNEHCSYKSSRIHLKGLPTKAPWVIQGPGENAGVIDIGDGQAVVFKMESHNHPSYIEPYQGATTGVGGILRDVFTMGARPIACLNALSFGAPEHPKTRHLVSGVVAGVGGYGNSFGVPTVGGQVRFHTRYDGNILVNAMAVGLADTDKIFYAAASGVNMPIVYLGSKTGRDGIHGASMASAEFDDDSAEKRPTVQVGDPFAEKLLLEACLEIMEADCVIAIQDMGAAGLTCSAVEMGAKGDLGVDLDLDAVPTRETGMSAYEMMLSESQERMLMVLKPEKEKEAEAIFKKWGLDFAVVGYTTPSKRFVVKHGGDVMADLPIKELGDEAPLYDRPHVASALLPTVRAQDVKPPIGIMPALEKLIGSPELCSRRWVWEQYDHVILGNTVQRPGGDAAVVRVEDGPKGLAITVDVTPRYCEADPYQGGMQAVAEAWRNITAVGGRPLAITDNLNFGNPERPEIMGQFVGCLKGISEACRTLDFPVVSGNVSLYNETNGRGILPTPSIGGVGLLDDFTKSATLAFKAGGEAILLIGDTQGWLGQSVYLRDVCGREEGAPPPVDLAAEKRNGDVVRGMIHAGTATAVHDISDGGLLIALAEMAMAGGIGAQLVAAPGSIVPHAYWFGEDQARYIVTVPAAEAGLVLAKMKGAGVPCVRIGTTGGDSIAVAGETPVAVASLKSAFEHWLPAYMNGKG
- a CDS encoding PaaI family thioesterase — encoded protein: MNEVPKNAFRQRPDLHTETEGEFKGWRTWTRDSFETHNGPFWHRMDENGKVQCAFRVEQKHLNGMRNVHGGAFMSFADYCLFAIASSHLEGPGVTIGFACEFLDAAREGELIECDGEVTRAGGSLIFLRGTLKSGDRSLFTFSGTIKRVKRKPRTDASAVAT
- a CDS encoding DMT family transporter produces the protein MPPDAPQVHRGWRDYALLLALACCWSSTYPLTKIGLGSIPPITFISARSLIAAAFLLAILSARGLRIPTDIRAWKLFAFQQTINSTIPFLMITWAQQYVPAAPTVVLASTTPIFAFLITWGITRHEPATLLKLTGAMLGLAGTAVIIGLDALGGLSSNLFAEMVILLATVSFACATIFGLRLSDYDPMVVAAGSLLFGGTLLLPVALVVEHPWTLHPTREALIAVTSMGIFSSALGLMLFYMCLGRLGTLTTNAQGYLRIPIGVGLSVLLLGETVPPNLALGLVLVMAGVAAMTIPAARYRKWIGRLRGK
- a CDS encoding nitroreductase family protein, with translation MDTIEAIHGRRSVRSYDSRAVDRDLIESVISDAAQAPPPFRGSNPVAFNVITGVERIAAYGDRAMDHARRHRPGEGHWDWIDRPGFKIFWDAPALIIISGPVGDCHRAGQNLMLSAHARGLGTCWVGSPMLWLGTPEVRAELGIPTELTPVAVLCLGYPVAVPDAVPREPPRIIWVVENAN
- a CDS encoding tripartite tricarboxylate transporter substrate-binding protein — encoded protein: MKKTRQKNKLLARLAVALAVLSFATAAHAQDFPKHPLTMIVPFAAGGTSDVIARAVAEEMGKALGQPVVIENVAGAGGSTALARAARADADGYTIAIGNAGTSAATYTIYPKLPFTPDSFAPIAMVAKTFGVVALRKDFPAKNLQEFIAYAKNNPGKINFGHAGIGSSNFLICKSFVQAAGIDVTLVGYRGAAPALTDAIGGQIDGVCDAAASVSQAIDDKLVRGLVVGSTVRLATLPDLPTSAEASLPEFEAQGWNGLFAPKGTPPAIIEKLNAAAKTAVESEPVKKRFYDLSTVAPDANEHTPDVLGQLVTRDVEKYRKLLEEKK